The genomic DNA GTGAGTCAGCTTAGCATTGGGCCTTTACCAAGAGGTGGTGACTACAACACTCCGAACGATGCATCTGGAGTTGGACCATACAACTGGCCAAGCGGCGGTCAGAGCTTCACTATGATACTCAACTTCTCGAATCTTTCTGATTCATACGGCGTCTATCCGGGCGGCCAGAGCGAAAATCCAGCGAGTCCGTTTTACTCCAATTACGTTGATTACTGGATAAACGGAGAGTATCTGCCATTGCTCTTCTATCCTAGCTCATCATCATTCCCTAAGGCGCATGTCCTTGATGTAACCACTTTGGAGGTGATCGGATGAATAGATACTATGAGCTTGTACTGGTCGCGGTTCTGAGCATCGTGTTCACGATTGTATTCCTTATCTCTGGATTCTGGTACGGTGTGATAGTTGCCGGTTTCCTATCTACCGTATTTTTTGATCTGAAGCCATATTTATCAATACCGGTATCTACAGTGGCCTCATTGATCGGCCTAATCATCTTCGAAATACCTGAGATCTCTCATGGACTCTTTAGACTGATGTATTATGTCGGATCCATAGCAGGAATAAGCGGTAGCATGCTGATACTGATATCATTCCTTCTGGATATGCTTATGGCAGTTGCCGGAGCATTCATCGGTGTTGGTACATATCGATATTCGCTGGGAAAGAGGAATTACAGTAATGTGTCAAAACATTAATTGAATAATAGTATAACTGCGATTATAATTTCATAATATTTTTAACCCTCTTTTAATCTTCGATTCATTTTTCAGCTATTGTTATTTATCCAAAGTGAGGAAAATTATTCCATCTTGGGATTCGAGTATTAAAGATGTCAAGGAAAATTTATAATCTGGGTTATAGTCCATTACCATATTTAGGAAAGCCATTGGGCATTTCCCAACAGACAAATCGAGGTTTATAGAAAAGTTAGGAGTTTGAGGGAAGCAGTAAAACTCTCTCTTCGGACAGGAGATACACGGACTTCCCCCCAATACATAGAAAGATCTATAAATAATCTCATCATATCTATAATCAATGATAACAGCTGCCAGAGTGAAGCTGTATCCAAACGAAGGACAGAAAATTTTACTGGAGAAGCACTTTGGCAGCTGTAGATTCGTATACAATTACTTCTTAGCGAAGAGGGATGAATACTATATAACGCATAAGAATGCTAAAAAATCCTCTTTAAACTATTTAGACACAGCGAACATGCTTATCGAACTTAAAGAGAAGTATCCATGGTTGTACGAAGTTAATTCGCAATCCTTACAGATGTCTCTACGCTTTTTAGACAATGCATTCAAAAACTTCTTCCATAAGAACGCAGATCATCCAAGATTCAAAAGGAAAGGTATTAACGAATACTTTGCAGTACCACAGCACATAAAAATTCAAGGAAACAGGATCTATTTCCCAAAGTTCTCTGAAGGCATATACTTCAAGGGATCTAGAGAGAAACTTTCAAAGATCAAAGACGTCAACGAGATAATAATAACAAAGGATTCAGGATACTACTACTGTTCCATAATATATGAGATACCAGAAGAGTTCCCAGAGAAGAAACCGTTATCCTCAGAGAACTCCGTTGGCATAGATCTAGGCATCGAGAAATTTGCAACCTTATCGAATGGTATAGCAATAGAGAATCCAGGATTCATAAAGAAGATAGAAAAAAGAATAAAGCGTCTTCAAAAACAGCTATCGAAGAAGGAGAAGACATCGAACAATAGAAGGAAGCATATACTTAAATCACAGAAGGAGTACATGAAGCTGAGAAACATGCGTGAAGACTTCGATGATAAAATATCGACTGCGATAGCCAAGCAGTACGATACCATAGTCATCGAAGATCTGAACGTACATGGAATGATGCAGAACCATCATATATCGAAGAGTCTAAGTGATGTTTCTTTCTATTACTTCAAGCAGAAACTGGAATGGAAAGCGGAAAAATATGGAAAGAACATGATCGAAATAGGAAGGTTCGATCCATCATCTAAGATATGTTCAAGATGCGGTAACATAAAGCATGATCTGAA from Thermoplasma sp. Kam2015 includes the following:
- a CDS encoding RNA-guided endonuclease TnpB family protein; the protein is MITAARVKLYPNEGQKILLEKHFGSCRFVYNYFLAKRDEYYITHKNAKKSSLNYLDTANMLIELKEKYPWLYEVNSQSLQMSLRFLDNAFKNFFHKNADHPRFKRKGINEYFAVPQHIKIQGNRIYFPKFSEGIYFKGSREKLSKIKDVNEIIITKDSGYYYCSIIYEIPEEFPEKKPLSSENSVGIDLGIEKFATLSNGIAIENPGFIKKIEKRIKRLQKQLSKKEKTSNNRRKHILKSQKEYMKLRNMREDFDDKISTAIAKQYDTIVIEDLNVHGMMQNHHISKSLSDVSFYYFKQKLEWKAEKYGKNMIEIGRFDPSSKICSRCGNIKHDLKLSDRIYRCDVCGLIIDRDHNASKNIRKIGLIKVGSVRSEFTPVEIATSGLYGIYPYRQRSVGEAGSSEALAEE